Proteins from one Nitrobacteraceae bacterium AZCC 2146 genomic window:
- a CDS encoding hypothetical protein (product_source=Hypo-rule applied; smart=SM00710; superfamily=51126; transmembrane_helix_parts=Inside_1_12,TMhelix_13_35,Outside_36_298) → MSTHSARRSNLINLQLWMSLVISSCVTCVLIAAQIPRSFAENIGSELAPAVPAGKRSAKGWPDATNTGVPAGIVLEPSGDLVISQAGAVVSGLDIRGAVEVNAPNVTLTNSRIRAAKFDVVGIKSGMQGVVIQDCEIDGTGIHNEGSNGIRGSGTFLRNNIHHVENGMTLTGSATILDNYIHDLLASGSPHYDGIQIDGGVSDVVIRHNTVINSHAQTSAVMIDSYFGAISNIAVDSNRLIGGGYTVYSDGQFSGGTISGVSFTGNRLGKGRWGYRSFVKNVPEWFGNVDDLTGRVLR, encoded by the coding sequence ATGAGCACGCACAGCGCGCGGCGGTCCAATTTGATCAATCTTCAACTGTGGATGTCGCTTGTCATTTCGTCTTGTGTAACTTGTGTCCTGATTGCAGCGCAAATTCCCCGTTCTTTTGCTGAAAATATTGGAAGCGAACTGGCGCCCGCAGTTCCGGCAGGAAAAAGATCCGCGAAAGGATGGCCGGATGCCACCAACACGGGAGTGCCGGCGGGGATTGTTCTCGAGCCAAGCGGGGACCTCGTCATTAGTCAAGCTGGCGCTGTCGTTTCCGGCCTCGACATCCGTGGCGCCGTCGAGGTCAACGCGCCGAATGTGACGCTGACGAATAGCCGCATAAGAGCGGCCAAGTTTGACGTGGTCGGAATCAAGTCAGGGATGCAGGGTGTGGTAATCCAAGATTGTGAGATTGACGGCACCGGCATTCACAACGAGGGCTCAAACGGTATCCGAGGCTCGGGGACATTTTTACGAAACAACATTCATCACGTTGAGAACGGCATGACGCTGACCGGCAGTGCCACTATCCTGGATAATTACATCCACGACCTCCTTGCGTCAGGATCTCCGCACTACGACGGCATCCAAATCGATGGTGGAGTTTCGGATGTCGTGATTAGGCACAATACCGTTATCAATTCGCACGCCCAGACCTCTGCTGTAATGATCGATAGCTATTTCGGGGCGATCTCTAACATCGCGGTGGACAGCAACCGGCTCATTGGCGGTGGTTATACGGTATATTCTGACGGCCAGTTCAGCGGCGGTACGATTTCGGGGGTGTCATTCACCGGCAATCGCCTGGGCAAGGGGCGATGGGGATACAGATCCTTTGTGAAGAACGTTCCAGAATGGTTCGGCAACGTCGATGACCTGACGGGGAGGGTATTGAGGTAG
- a CDS encoding N-acetylglucosaminyl-diphospho-decaprenol L-rhamnosyltransferase (product_source=KO:K16870; cog=COG1216; ko=KO:K16870; superfamily=53448): protein MIADSTAQVAVLIVGFRNSADIRGCLVALSGAGIDPNFDVFICENGGEDAYRRLIDGLIEGQGPCVAVEEHGKSRESETSRFLDVRHLRFRARSSNIWVGCANENLGYAGGINAWLGQVLNISGWKGIWILNPDTEPEPYALAALVERAETGRKGMVGSTILEAGKSDQVRFRGGLHWQRFAARSIAIGLGERLDAPHNLLAIEAAMDCPSGASMYVTRRCIEQIGLMDESYFLFFEDLDWGVRAKASGLGYASESIVGHKRGTTTGSARNFAGMSRLSVYLQHRNGIHFVRRHFPWALPVRVLVSLLYAVRFLLGWAPNNFLATLEGVWAGLKGELGRPSWHRQTS, encoded by the coding sequence ATGATCGCAGATTCCACGGCGCAGGTCGCGGTACTGATCGTTGGCTTTCGCAATTCGGCGGACATTAGGGGATGTCTGGTGGCACTTTCGGGCGCGGGGATCGACCCGAATTTTGATGTTTTCATTTGTGAGAATGGCGGCGAAGACGCTTACCGGCGGCTCATCGATGGATTGATCGAAGGACAGGGGCCGTGCGTGGCGGTTGAGGAGCACGGGAAATCGCGTGAATCTGAAACCAGCCGTTTCCTTGACGTTCGGCATCTGCGCTTTCGAGCGAGGTCATCGAATATATGGGTGGGGTGTGCCAACGAAAATTTGGGGTATGCCGGCGGTATCAACGCCTGGCTTGGTCAAGTTCTGAATATTTCCGGCTGGAAGGGGATCTGGATTCTAAACCCCGATACGGAGCCCGAACCGTACGCGCTTGCGGCGCTCGTGGAGCGTGCGGAAACTGGGCGGAAGGGAATGGTCGGAAGCACGATTCTTGAAGCAGGAAAGTCGGACCAGGTTCGTTTTCGCGGGGGGCTTCACTGGCAGAGGTTTGCAGCAAGAAGCATCGCTATCGGGTTAGGTGAGCGTCTCGACGCGCCTCATAACCTGCTTGCGATCGAGGCCGCGATGGACTGTCCTTCCGGGGCGTCCATGTATGTGACACGGCGCTGCATTGAGCAGATTGGCCTCATGGATGAAAGCTACTTCCTGTTCTTTGAGGATTTGGACTGGGGGGTGCGCGCAAAGGCGTCGGGGCTCGGTTACGCGAGCGAGTCCATCGTCGGACATAAACGAGGTACGACGACTGGATCAGCGAGAAACTTCGCAGGAATGTCCAGACTGTCGGTCTACCTGCAACATCGTAATGGCATTCATTTCGTCCGCAGACATTTTCCGTGGGCGTTGCCTGTTCGTGTCCTTGTTTCTCTCTTGTATGCGGTCCGGTTTCTGCTTGGCTGGGCGCCAAACAATTTCCTCGCCACGCTTGAAGGCGTATGGGCAGGCCTGAAAGGTGAATTGGGCCGTCCCAGTTGGCATCGCCAAACATCCTGA
- a CDS encoding FkbM family methyltransferase (product_source=TIGR01444; cath_funfam=3.40.50.150; pfam=PF05050; superfamily=53335; tigrfam=TIGR01444), which translates to MERQTEMNTKALARFLYANIPGLAAIRFAAKDLAASYFSKPEYHGVVWLSIKDGLIVDVGANRGQSIVAFKRLGPQANIIAFEPEPRSAKRLATRYQKDRNVAVHECALSGRAGIVTFFVPSYGIWDCDGMAATDHKAATEWLSDPGRMYRYDPTKLTVAEHQVACKTLDSYGLSPVLIKLHAQGAELDILKGSLQTIQQHRPALMCAFPSPAVTSFLADVGYQPHTYRDGHFTPGTAKPPVTFTWYFTDDHLRSLPPGTNSARDI; encoded by the coding sequence ATGGAACGGCAAACGGAAATGAACACAAAAGCCCTGGCGCGTTTCCTCTATGCCAATATTCCTGGGCTTGCCGCTATCCGATTCGCAGCGAAGGATCTGGCAGCATCCTATTTCTCCAAGCCGGAGTACCACGGGGTCGTCTGGCTTTCCATAAAGGACGGCTTGATTGTAGACGTCGGAGCCAATCGTGGACAAAGCATAGTAGCATTCAAGAGGCTCGGACCACAAGCCAACATCATAGCCTTCGAACCCGAACCAAGATCAGCCAAGCGGCTGGCAACGCGCTATCAAAAAGACCGAAACGTAGCGGTGCATGAGTGCGCACTCAGCGGAAGAGCCGGGATCGTAACATTCTTCGTTCCCTCCTACGGCATATGGGATTGTGACGGCATGGCTGCGACCGATCACAAGGCGGCAACCGAATGGCTCAGCGATCCTGGTCGGATGTATCGCTATGACCCCACCAAACTGACGGTGGCAGAGCATCAAGTGGCGTGCAAGACACTTGACTCCTACGGACTATCGCCCGTCCTGATCAAACTCCACGCTCAAGGTGCGGAACTGGATATTCTAAAGGGTTCGTTGCAAACCATCCAACAACATAGACCGGCACTGATGTGCGCTTTTCCTTCGCCCGCGGTGACATCGTTCCTTGCCGATGTTGGCTATCAGCCGCACACTTACCGCGATGGACACTTTACGCCCGGAACAGCAAAACCACCTGTCACCTTTACCTGGTATTTCACAGACGACCATCTGCGAAGTTTGCCGCCCGGCACGAACTCCGCTCGCGACATCTGA
- a CDS encoding hypothetical protein (product_source=Hypo-rule applied; superfamily=81431; transmembrane_helix_parts=Outside_1_36,TMhelix_37_59,Inside_60_92,TMhelix_93_115,Outside_116_124,TMhelix_125_142,Inside_143_148,TMhelix_149_171,Outside_172_201,TMhelix_202_219,Inside_220_231,TMhelix_232_254,Outside_255_268,TMhelix_269_286,Inside_287_292,TMhelix_293_312,Outside_313_346,TMhelix_347_369,Inside_370_389,TMhelix_390_412,Outside_413_438) produces the protein MTAGMTSIGNVAGRVGPVHPAVSRSHPLPIAAGRPNTLAAWLALIGIILPAWEMHVYIAGAKFTAGRMGVVLLFLPALGMLCQRGRRTVLSDLFAFLTAAWILCAAVYTSGASSISSAGAESLEFIASYVVGRAFFFGPAALNTFVRALKVLATAAIILALVDVLTGRWAAHDVAAAMFGTSALGPVFREGVVRATSTFDHPILFGTFCSLISAIFLFWEANSLRRIIFVALCFVGCVVSRSSAALMCFMIIIAAYAYNNLMFQIRARWVALWTIFAVILAVIFLVSEHPIGWVISHLTLDPVTGYYRILIWDAALDRISQSPVAGFSLQLFNQNILDSTVDCVWLVVALRFGIPTSIFLFLTNVTACLPAKRSYQMQVRNTFSERMSLAFTVVLLMFMFAGLTVHFWNYMWIFWGVCIGIRASLREMALGTTHPVLE, from the coding sequence GTGACAGCCGGAATGACGAGCATCGGGAATGTGGCTGGTCGCGTGGGTCCTGTTCACCCTGCAGTGAGTCGATCGCATCCGCTGCCGATTGCGGCGGGACGTCCTAATACGCTAGCCGCATGGCTTGCGCTCATTGGGATCATCCTGCCGGCGTGGGAAATGCATGTCTACATTGCCGGCGCAAAATTTACAGCTGGCCGGATGGGCGTTGTTCTGCTTTTCCTTCCTGCTCTCGGTATGTTGTGTCAGCGTGGTCGCCGCACCGTCCTGTCTGATCTGTTCGCTTTCCTGACGGCAGCCTGGATCCTTTGTGCGGCAGTCTACACGAGCGGCGCGAGTTCAATATCGTCGGCGGGCGCGGAAAGTTTAGAGTTTATCGCCAGTTACGTTGTGGGAAGAGCATTCTTTTTTGGACCTGCGGCGCTGAATACATTCGTTCGAGCGCTAAAGGTGTTAGCAACCGCGGCGATCATATTAGCGCTTGTTGATGTTCTTACCGGTCGTTGGGCCGCTCACGATGTCGCAGCAGCGATGTTTGGCACTTCGGCGCTTGGGCCGGTTTTCAGGGAAGGAGTGGTTCGTGCGACCTCAACCTTCGATCATCCAATTCTGTTTGGAACGTTTTGCAGTCTTATCTCTGCGATATTCCTATTCTGGGAAGCGAATTCACTGCGGCGCATTATTTTTGTGGCGCTTTGTTTCGTCGGCTGCGTGGTGTCACGATCGTCGGCCGCGCTCATGTGCTTCATGATTATCATCGCTGCATATGCTTACAACAACCTGATGTTCCAAATCCGGGCTCGATGGGTGGCTCTATGGACGATTTTTGCAGTGATACTAGCGGTAATTTTTCTGGTGTCCGAACATCCGATCGGTTGGGTGATTTCCCATCTGACTCTTGATCCTGTGACAGGATATTATCGTATCTTGATCTGGGATGCCGCGTTGGACCGGATCTCACAAAGCCCCGTCGCCGGTTTCTCTCTGCAGTTGTTCAATCAGAATATTCTGGATTCCACGGTTGATTGTGTTTGGCTGGTCGTCGCTCTGCGTTTTGGTATCCCGACATCCATATTCTTGTTTTTGACCAATGTAACGGCCTGCCTGCCTGCAAAACGATCCTATCAGATGCAGGTGCGTAACACTTTTTCTGAACGTATGAGCCTTGCTTTCACCGTCGTTCTGCTCATGTTTATGTTCGCTGGTTTGACCGTTCACTTCTGGAACTACATGTGGATCTTCTGGGGGGTGTGCATCGGCATACGCGCTTCGCTTCGGGAGATGGCTCTCGGAACGACGCATCCCGTGCTTGAATGA
- a CDS encoding hypothetical protein (product_source=Hypo-rule applied; cath_funfam=3.40.50.150; pfam=PF07021; superfamily=53335,53448), producing MELTNTEPNAPLRVLVALASYGSSNDRYLDRLIHEYQSMTFDVVDIVIVSNIEKRPATGIECLVGLPDQNPWSLPFAHKKLFADRVDRYDIFIYSEDDILITEKNVRAFLDTAAVLHDNEIAGFLRIEKSATGEANYPDVHAYFHWDTATVRSRGGFTLANFTNEHAACYVLTQVQLEKAIKSGGFLVDPHEGKYDLLCAAATDPYVQCGYKKLIPISHIDEFTVHHLSNKYIGRVGVNASELRTQIIALLQNSQPHSAEITLFNTETRLWHCAYSKDYYEPVCQEVTSAIPNGACSVLSIGCGWGATEISLVERGMRVVAVPLDTVISSSAALRGVELVYGDFRHARATIDVEKFDCVLYLNVLHLIPNPVEVLSLFADVGGLHASFIVQSPNMRCIPAIWRNMRNRRFEKQGDYESTGVHLTSVGKVREWCRSAGLVVDRTVGILHRRAAILSGVSSGNAGLSMSPEFVTVARKAEAFAQFGSRREDALV from the coding sequence ATGGAATTGACGAACACCGAGCCGAATGCACCGTTGCGCGTATTGGTTGCCCTGGCGAGCTATGGGAGCTCCAACGATCGCTATCTGGACAGGCTCATTCACGAATATCAATCCATGACGTTTGATGTGGTGGATATTGTCATCGTATCCAATATTGAAAAGCGCCCTGCGACGGGCATTGAATGTCTGGTGGGCTTGCCGGACCAGAATCCCTGGTCGCTTCCTTTTGCCCACAAGAAGCTGTTTGCAGACCGCGTCGATAGATATGACATCTTCATTTATTCGGAAGATGATATCTTGATAACTGAGAAGAACGTGCGGGCATTCCTTGATACAGCCGCGGTCCTGCACGATAATGAAATCGCCGGATTTTTGCGGATAGAGAAGAGCGCGACCGGCGAGGCGAACTATCCCGACGTGCACGCGTACTTCCATTGGGATACTGCGACGGTCAGATCTAGAGGAGGGTTTACGCTTGCCAATTTCACCAACGAGCACGCGGCTTGTTATGTACTCACGCAAGTCCAACTCGAAAAGGCCATAAAATCGGGTGGCTTTCTCGTTGATCCTCATGAGGGGAAATATGATCTGCTTTGCGCGGCGGCGACCGACCCTTACGTCCAGTGCGGGTACAAAAAACTAATTCCGATTTCACATATAGACGAATTCACCGTTCATCACCTCTCCAACAAATATATAGGCCGGGTTGGTGTAAATGCATCGGAGCTGCGCACACAGATTATTGCCTTGCTGCAAAATTCCCAACCTCATTCGGCTGAAATTACGTTGTTCAATACCGAAACGAGACTTTGGCATTGCGCGTACTCAAAAGATTACTATGAACCTGTCTGCCAAGAGGTCACTTCTGCGATCCCAAACGGGGCATGCAGCGTCCTCTCTATCGGGTGTGGGTGGGGAGCAACGGAAATCTCGTTGGTGGAACGTGGAATGCGCGTCGTTGCCGTGCCATTGGATACGGTCATCTCCAGCAGCGCGGCGTTAAGAGGGGTCGAACTTGTATACGGAGACTTCCGGCATGCAAGGGCAACCATCGACGTAGAAAAGTTCGACTGCGTCCTCTATCTGAATGTGCTCCATCTCATTCCCAACCCGGTTGAAGTACTCTCCTTGTTCGCGGACGTCGGCGGACTCCATGCATCGTTCATTGTGCAGAGCCCAAACATGCGTTGCATTCCCGCGATTTGGAGGAATATGCGCAACCGAAGATTTGAAAAGCAGGGGGACTATGAGTCGACGGGCGTGCACCTGACCTCCGTCGGCAAGGTGCGGGAGTGGTGCAGGTCTGCCGGACTCGTTGTAGATCGGACCGTCGGAATACTGCATCGGCGCGCGGCTATTCTGAGCGGTGTCTCGTCCGGCAATGCTGGATTGTCGATGTCTCCGGAGTTCGTCACAGTGGCCAGGAAGGCGGAGGCTTTCGCGCAATTTGGATCCCGACGTGAGGATGCATTGGTTTGA
- a CDS encoding glycosyltransferase involved in cell wall biosynthesis (product_source=COG0438; cath_funfam=3.40.50.2000; cog=COG0438; pfam=PF13439,PF13692; superfamily=53756), whose protein sequence is MKILVYPHSMEIGGSQLNAVQSAGAIRDRGHEVIVFSEPGPLVERVRQMGLEHVAIPLQRQRPSVDVLGTLVRLVRERNVDVVHGHEWPPVVEAFFGPSLIHRTPVVGTVMSMSVAPFFPRTVPLLVGTELIRQAAIAAGHQRVTLLEPPVDSETDRPSVDGGSFRRARGIRPDEILITMICRLVPDLKLEGLLSACDAVGELALDGRPVRLMIVGDGRARNEVAERAARANATVGREIVLLTGEIADPVPAYAAADIIVGQGGSALRGMAFGKPLVVVGEEGFSELLTAESASIFLRQGWYGLGPGSLGSGAPALRVAIDRLASSPDLRQELGSFGRRLALGRFSLRHAAEIQEEVYLSAMREPVAAWPFCIDIVQSAAGLASGKLWRGYRRWRGDAAIDDSNARNLVAGILANGKVEKAASVQAHPANAKPYRPNVDGPLA, encoded by the coding sequence ATGAAAATACTAGTTTACCCACATTCGATGGAGATCGGGGGATCCCAACTGAACGCAGTGCAATCGGCTGGCGCAATCCGCGATCGCGGACACGAGGTGATCGTCTTCTCCGAACCTGGGCCGTTGGTAGAACGCGTGCGCCAAATGGGCCTGGAACACGTCGCGATCCCCTTGCAGCGACAACGGCCTTCCGTGGACGTGCTTGGCACGCTCGTTCGGCTCGTGCGCGAGCGGAACGTGGACGTGGTGCATGGTCACGAATGGCCTCCCGTCGTTGAGGCTTTCTTCGGCCCGTCGCTTATTCATCGCACCCCCGTCGTTGGCACCGTAATGTCGATGTCGGTAGCCCCATTTTTTCCCCGTACCGTGCCGCTCCTGGTCGGGACCGAACTGATCCGTCAGGCTGCAATCGCGGCGGGACACCAGCGAGTTACCCTGCTTGAGCCGCCGGTGGACTCCGAGACCGATCGTCCATCGGTGGATGGCGGGAGCTTTCGGAGGGCGCGTGGCATTCGACCTGATGAAATACTGATCACAATGATCTGCCGACTGGTGCCAGACCTGAAACTCGAGGGGCTGCTATCGGCTTGCGACGCCGTCGGTGAACTTGCGCTTGACGGTCGCCCGGTGCGCCTGATGATCGTCGGAGATGGCCGGGCACGCAATGAGGTCGCCGAGCGCGCTGCCAGAGCTAACGCGACCGTCGGTCGCGAAATCGTGCTGCTGACAGGCGAGATCGCTGACCCCGTGCCCGCGTATGCCGCAGCCGACATCATTGTTGGTCAGGGGGGCTCGGCATTGCGCGGGATGGCATTCGGCAAGCCACTTGTCGTGGTCGGCGAGGAAGGTTTCAGCGAATTGCTGACGGCAGAGAGTGCATCGATTTTCCTACGTCAAGGTTGGTATGGCCTGGGGCCGGGTTCGCTGGGATCCGGCGCACCGGCGCTGCGCGTTGCTATTGACCGCCTCGCCAGTTCTCCCGATTTGCGACAAGAATTGGGGAGTTTCGGCCGCCGGCTTGCGTTGGGACGGTTCAGCTTGCGCCACGCCGCTGAAATCCAGGAAGAGGTGTATCTTTCGGCCATGCGAGAACCCGTCGCAGCCTGGCCGTTCTGCATCGACATCGTCCAGTCCGCTGCTGGATTGGCCAGCGGCAAGCTCTGGAGAGGATATCGACGATGGCGGGGTGATGCCGCGATCGATGATAGCAATGCGCGAAATCTCGTCGCGGGAATTCTGGCGAACGGAAAGGTCGAAAAGGCCGCGTCGGTGCAAGCCCATCCTGCCAATGCGAAGCCGTATCGTCCGAATGTGGACGGCCCCCTCGCCTAG
- a CDS encoding perosamine synthetase (product_source=KO:K13010; cath_funfam=3.40.640.10,3.90.1150.10; cog=COG0399; ko=KO:K13010; pfam=PF01041; superfamily=53383) codes for MIPIAMPVLEAEEADAARKAVLSGWVSQGPQVAAFEREFAALVGSPHACAVSNCTTALHLALLAAEVGPGDEVITASHSFIATANCIRYCGAVPVFVDIDPLTYNLAPARVAEAITPRTRAILAVHQMGMPCDLNALVPLAAKHGLILIEDAACAAGSQIRISGKWGSIGKPHGQIACFSFHPRKVITTGEGGMLTTSNPEFDRKFKLLRQHGMSVPDTVRHGSLQVIFEDYVVVGFNYRMTDVQAAVGRKQLERLPEIIMRRRKVAAQYAELLGDIEELGLPVEPDWARSNWQSYCVRLPKRADQKAVMQKLLDQGIATRRGIMCSHREAPYSGHKQRHDLRQSELAQDHSILLPIYAQMTGDELAHVANALRAELVDRAPRSLAKTN; via the coding sequence ATGATTCCGATTGCAATGCCAGTGCTCGAAGCGGAAGAGGCCGACGCAGCGCGTAAGGCCGTGCTGTCGGGGTGGGTATCGCAAGGCCCGCAGGTCGCCGCCTTCGAACGCGAATTTGCTGCGCTGGTTGGTTCTCCCCATGCATGCGCCGTATCGAACTGCACGACCGCGCTCCATCTTGCCCTGCTGGCGGCGGAAGTGGGGCCTGGCGATGAAGTGATCACCGCAAGCCATTCGTTCATCGCAACGGCGAATTGTATCAGATATTGCGGCGCAGTTCCCGTGTTCGTTGATATTGACCCCTTAACCTACAATCTGGCCCCCGCGCGCGTGGCTGAAGCCATCACCCCGAGGACGCGCGCTATTCTCGCAGTTCATCAAATGGGCATGCCCTGCGACCTGAACGCTTTGGTCCCGCTGGCAGCGAAACATGGCCTCATCCTGATCGAGGACGCCGCCTGCGCCGCCGGCAGTCAGATTCGTATCAGCGGAAAATGGGGTTCCATCGGCAAGCCCCACGGGCAGATCGCGTGCTTTTCCTTTCATCCGCGCAAGGTTATCACGACGGGGGAGGGCGGCATGCTGACGACCTCCAATCCGGAGTTCGACCGGAAGTTCAAGCTGTTGCGGCAACACGGCATGAGTGTTCCGGATACGGTGCGGCACGGATCGCTGCAGGTGATCTTTGAGGATTATGTCGTCGTCGGTTTCAACTATCGCATGACGGATGTTCAGGCTGCCGTTGGACGAAAGCAGCTTGAACGTTTGCCCGAAATCATCATGCGCCGTCGCAAGGTGGCCGCTCAATATGCCGAACTGCTGGGAGACATCGAGGAGCTTGGTCTGCCCGTCGAGCCGGATTGGGCGCGCTCTAACTGGCAGAGTTACTGTGTGAGGTTGCCTAAGCGGGCCGATCAGAAGGCGGTGATGCAAAAGCTCCTCGATCAAGGCATCGCAACGCGACGTGGCATTATGTGCTCGCACCGCGAAGCGCCTTACTCGGGCCATAAGCAGCGTCATGACCTGCGCCAGTCTGAACTGGCGCAGGATCATTCAATTCTCTTGCCGATTTACGCGCAGATGACAGGGGACGAACTTGCCCACGTCGCCAATGCGCTCAGGGCGGAACTGGTCGACCGGGCGCCCAGGAGTTTGGCCAAGACGAATTGA
- a CDS encoding UDP-glucose 4-epimerase (product_source=KO:K01784; cath_funfam=3.40.50.720; cog=COG0451; ko=KO:K01784; pfam=PF01370; superfamily=51735), which translates to MTDLKGKRVLVTGGAGFIGSHIVDLLCEEGCIEIVALDNMVRGRPENLERASARGPVRLVHGDIRDTKLMAPLVKAADIVFHQAALRITHCAAEPRLAMQVMVQSTFDLLELCVEHNVEKVVAASSASVYGMAEEFPTTERQNPYDNRTLYGAAKAFNEGLLRTFNDMYGLPYVAFRYFNVYGDRMDIHGRYTEVLIRWMERLEAGESPVIFGDGLQTMDFVHVRDVARANILGAKAKASDEVFNIASGTETSLVQLAAALASAMGRGQSRLEFAPERSVNPVPRRLASTKKAERLLGFQAAVPLKDGLRELVDWWHAERGSFAASVKPEAVAS; encoded by the coding sequence GTGACCGACTTAAAGGGAAAACGCGTTCTGGTGACAGGCGGAGCGGGCTTTATTGGTTCGCATATCGTGGACCTGCTTTGTGAGGAGGGCTGCATCGAGATCGTTGCGCTCGACAACATGGTCCGCGGCCGTCCGGAAAATCTGGAGCGGGCTTCGGCCCGTGGACCGGTTCGCCTCGTGCATGGCGATATTCGCGATACAAAGTTGATGGCGCCGCTGGTGAAGGCTGCTGATATCGTTTTTCATCAGGCTGCGTTACGCATCACGCACTGCGCTGCCGAGCCTCGCCTGGCGATGCAAGTGATGGTGCAGTCGACCTTCGATTTGTTGGAACTTTGTGTCGAACACAATGTCGAAAAGGTTGTGGCGGCATCATCGGCATCCGTCTACGGCATGGCCGAGGAATTCCCCACAACGGAGCGTCAGAATCCATACGACAATCGAACGCTCTATGGCGCGGCAAAGGCTTTCAACGAGGGCCTGCTTCGCACGTTCAATGATATGTATGGGCTTCCGTATGTCGCATTCAGGTACTTTAATGTCTATGGAGACCGAATGGACATCCATGGCCGATATACCGAGGTGCTCATTCGCTGGATGGAGCGGCTCGAAGCCGGCGAGTCTCCAGTTATTTTCGGCGACGGTCTGCAAACGATGGATTTCGTGCACGTCCGCGACGTGGCCCGCGCCAACATTCTCGGAGCCAAGGCGAAGGCGAGCGATGAGGTCTTCAATATTGCCAGCGGGACGGAAACAAGTCTGGTCCAGTTAGCCGCGGCGTTGGCTTCGGCTATGGGCAGGGGGCAGAGCAGACTCGAATTCGCGCCGGAAAGGTCGGTCAATCCCGTGCCCCGACGTTTGGCTTCAACCAAGAAAGCCGAGCGGCTGCTTGGCTTTCAGGCAGCTGTCCCTTTGAAGGACGGCCTCCGTGAACTTGTTGATTGGTGGCATGCCGAACGCGGATCATTTGCGGCGTCGGTGAAGCCAGAGGCTGTTGCTTCATGA